A single region of the Solwaraspora sp. WMMD791 genome encodes:
- a CDS encoding cytochrome P450, with amino-acid sequence MTTTAAADPFGPLPALVDLTDPAPVVRVSTPTGDQVWVVTDLRLGRAVLGDARFSRAAAAAPGAPRVNTANPAPSSMMSMDGAAHARLRRQVSAAFGPRRVDADAVRVRRLTDELLDAMVAAGPPADLMAAVAVPLPVAVIGDLLGVPAADRPQVQQWAGVLFDVTATGVRDKARRAFTLYAYMSRLIDQRRARPGDDLLTGLITAHDAGTLTRTELVDLALAVLTAGYETTVGQFGLGVLAHLLDPAVLGAAPDEARVAAVVEQHLRRLPATPMTFPRVALSDVALGPVTVRAGEAVVVSILHANRDTAGDGPPAGTGARAHLTFGHGAHYCLGAALARTQLRIALHRLLHRLPGLRLADGPDPVRWWTGLATRGPAQLLVTW; translated from the coding sequence GTGACCACGACAGCCGCGGCCGACCCGTTCGGCCCGCTCCCGGCCCTGGTCGATCTCACCGACCCGGCACCGGTGGTACGGGTGTCCACCCCCACCGGCGACCAGGTCTGGGTGGTCACCGACCTGCGGCTCGGTCGGGCGGTGCTGGGCGACGCCCGGTTCAGCCGGGCCGCCGCGGCCGCCCCCGGCGCGCCCCGGGTCAACACCGCCAACCCGGCACCGAGCTCGATGATGAGCATGGACGGTGCCGCCCACGCCCGACTTCGCCGACAGGTCAGCGCGGCCTTCGGGCCGCGACGCGTCGACGCGGACGCCGTGCGGGTGCGGCGACTCACCGACGAGCTGCTGGACGCCATGGTCGCAGCCGGCCCGCCGGCCGACCTGATGGCGGCGGTGGCGGTGCCGCTGCCGGTCGCCGTCATCGGCGACCTGCTCGGCGTACCGGCCGCCGACCGGCCGCAGGTGCAGCAGTGGGCCGGCGTGCTGTTCGACGTGACCGCCACCGGCGTCCGGGACAAGGCCCGACGGGCCTTCACGCTGTACGCGTACATGTCGCGGCTGATCGACCAGCGTCGGGCGCGACCCGGTGACGACCTGCTCACCGGGCTGATCACCGCCCACGACGCCGGCACGCTGACCCGCACCGAACTGGTCGACCTCGCGTTGGCGGTGCTGACAGCCGGCTACGAGACCACCGTCGGGCAGTTCGGCCTCGGTGTGCTGGCCCACCTGCTGGATCCGGCGGTGCTCGGCGCCGCCCCCGACGAGGCCCGGGTGGCCGCCGTCGTGGAGCAGCACCTGCGCCGGCTGCCGGCCACCCCGATGACCTTCCCGCGCGTGGCGCTGTCCGACGTCGCGCTCGGTCCGGTCACGGTCCGCGCCGGTGAGGCCGTCGTCGTGTCCATTCTGCACGCCAACCGGGACACCGCAGGCGACGGCCCGCCCGCCGGTACGGGCGCCCGCGCGCACCTGACCTTCGGCCACGGCGCCCACTACTGCCTGGGCGCCGCCCTGGCCCGTACCCAGCTGCGGATCGCGCTGCACCGGCTGCTGCACCGGTTGCCCGGGCTGCGGCTGGCCGACGGTCCCGACCCGGTCCGGTGGTGGACCGGGCTGGCCACCCGGGGCCCGGCCCAGCTGCTGGTCACCTGGTGA
- a CDS encoding fatty acyl-AMP ligase, which translates to MRTPVVAEARPTHTLAGDLLDRARRHGTRHAVEFTTGDGRWSTLTYAELAGRAAALARVLPAAGTGDRPRFVLIMLPNGLDYVVAVYACLLAGVVAVPFYPPSVLTARTARVFSERLQEIHHDCAPDAVVLAEDQVGFVADALAPAYRDGSSPMLIAAGELPTAVDPAGVAVRAGGADLAVLQYTSGSTRTPSGVMLSHDNLVANVRALATKTAVAEGEAAVSWLPLFHDLGLIGMLFGAVHAGMTLHLTTPAAFVRRPMLWLEMIDRARACLTMAPNFAFDLAARASGRSDRRLDLSSLRLAINGAEPVRHSTVAAFTSALRDWGLRPSAVVPGYGLAEATLSVTVGDHRRPPRQLRVCADRLRRDGVAVPPGDDGPVTVLVGCGTDVDDTESVIVDPDRLTPCPPGTVGEVWVTGPGVAGGYWNQPGRSAATFLPGPADDRRRFVRTGDLGVKIDGTLYLVGRVKDMIIQRGVNHCPQDVEYAAECAHPALRPGGTVVFGTEPDGSGPVVVLCELERYLGGPAYPAILASVRAALAEEFGLDIATVGLVRKGQVPKTTSGKVRRRASAQRWREDGFTVLARSPAALG; encoded by the coding sequence GTGCGTACACCTGTCGTCGCCGAGGCGCGGCCGACCCACACCCTGGCCGGTGACCTGCTGGACCGGGCGCGCCGGCACGGTACCCGGCACGCCGTCGAGTTCACCACCGGTGACGGCCGGTGGTCGACGTTGACCTACGCCGAGCTCGCCGGTCGGGCGGCCGCGCTGGCCCGGGTGCTGCCGGCGGCGGGTACGGGCGACCGGCCCCGGTTCGTGCTGATCATGCTGCCCAACGGGCTGGACTACGTGGTCGCCGTGTACGCGTGTCTGCTGGCCGGGGTGGTCGCCGTACCGTTCTATCCGCCGAGCGTGCTGACCGCCCGCACCGCCCGGGTGTTCAGTGAACGGTTGCAGGAGATCCACCACGACTGCGCCCCGGACGCCGTGGTGCTCGCCGAGGACCAGGTCGGGTTCGTGGCGGACGCGCTGGCCCCGGCGTACCGCGACGGGTCCAGCCCGATGCTGATCGCGGCCGGTGAGCTGCCGACGGCGGTGGACCCGGCCGGGGTGGCGGTACGCGCGGGCGGCGCGGACCTGGCGGTGCTGCAGTACACCTCCGGTTCGACCCGGACCCCCAGTGGGGTGATGCTCAGCCACGACAACCTGGTCGCCAACGTCCGGGCGCTGGCGACGAAGACGGCGGTGGCCGAGGGCGAGGCGGCGGTGTCCTGGCTGCCGCTGTTTCACGATCTGGGCCTGATCGGGATGCTGTTCGGCGCGGTGCACGCCGGGATGACGCTGCACCTGACCACCCCGGCGGCGTTCGTCCGCCGGCCGATGCTCTGGCTGGAGATGATCGACCGGGCGCGGGCGTGCCTGACGATGGCACCGAACTTCGCCTTCGACCTGGCGGCGCGGGCCAGTGGCCGCAGCGACCGCCGGCTCGACCTGTCCAGTCTGCGGCTGGCGATCAACGGTGCCGAGCCGGTGCGGCACAGCACCGTCGCCGCGTTCACGTCGGCGTTGCGCGACTGGGGCCTGCGTCCGTCGGCGGTGGTCCCCGGATACGGCCTGGCCGAGGCGACCTTGTCGGTGACGGTGGGTGACCATCGGCGGCCGCCGCGCCAGTTGCGGGTCTGCGCCGACCGGCTGCGGCGCGACGGCGTGGCAGTGCCGCCGGGCGACGACGGGCCGGTCACCGTGCTGGTCGGCTGCGGGACCGACGTCGACGACACCGAGTCGGTGATCGTCGATCCCGACCGGCTGACGCCGTGCCCGCCGGGGACGGTCGGCGAGGTCTGGGTCACCGGACCGGGGGTGGCGGGCGGCTACTGGAACCAGCCGGGGCGCTCGGCCGCGACGTTTCTGCCTGGGCCGGCGGACGACCGGCGACGGTTCGTCCGCACCGGCGATCTCGGCGTCAAGATCGACGGTACGTTGTACCTGGTCGGCCGGGTCAAGGACATGATCATCCAGCGTGGGGTGAACCACTGCCCGCAGGATGTGGAGTACGCGGCGGAGTGCGCCCATCCGGCGCTGCGCCCCGGCGGTACGGTCGTCTTCGGCACGGAACCGGACGGCAGCGGTCCGGTGGTGGTCCTCTGCGAGCTGGAACGCTACCTCGGCGGTCCGGCGTACCCGGCGATCCTGGCGTCGGTCCGCGCGGCCCTGGCCGAGGAGTTCGGCCTGGACATCGCCACGGTCGGCCTGGTCCGCAAGGGTCAGGTCCCGAAGACGACCAGCGGCAAGGTGCGGCGGCGGGCCAGCGCGCAACGCTGGCGGGAGGACGGCTTCACGGTGCTGGCCCGCTCGCCAGCGGCCCTCGGCTGA
- a CDS encoding LemA family protein, which translates to MRSVLPVRAQARREQEDMELVIGLFCLISIIVVAFGGYAVAVYNGLVTARNAYRNGFAQIDVQLTRRHDLIPNLVEVAKGYMKHEREALEAVIAARSGAVQAQGAATGKPGDPAAMQQLAGAENMLTQSLGRLFALSEAYPDLKANQNMMQLTEELTSTENRVAFARQAYNDAVMAYNNKRERFPGSIVANMFSFGPAALFEVDDPQQRQAPQVNF; encoded by the coding sequence GTGCGGTCGGTGCTGCCGGTACGGGCGCAGGCGCGGCGGGAGCAGGAGGACATGGAACTTGTCATCGGACTTTTCTGCCTGATTTCCATCATCGTGGTGGCTTTCGGCGGGTACGCCGTGGCGGTGTACAACGGCCTGGTCACCGCGCGGAACGCGTACCGCAACGGGTTCGCCCAGATCGACGTCCAGCTGACCCGGCGCCACGACCTCATCCCCAACCTGGTCGAGGTCGCCAAGGGGTACATGAAACACGAACGTGAAGCGCTCGAAGCGGTGATCGCCGCCCGCAGCGGCGCGGTCCAGGCGCAGGGCGCCGCCACCGGCAAACCGGGCGATCCCGCCGCCATGCAGCAGCTCGCCGGCGCGGAGAACATGCTGACCCAGAGCCTGGGCCGGCTGTTCGCCCTCTCCGAGGCGTACCCGGACCTCAAGGCCAACCAGAACATGATGCAGCTGACCGAGGAGCTGACCTCCACGGAGAACCGGGTCGCCTTCGCCCGGCAGGCGTACAACGACGCCGTCATGGCGTACAACAACAAGCGGGAACGCTTCCCCGGCAGCATCGTGGCGAACATGTTCTCCTTCGGCCCGGCCGCCCTGTTCGAGGTCGACGACCCGCAGCAGCGGCAGGCTCCCCAGGTGAACTTCTGA
- a CDS encoding M48 family metallopeptidase: protein MNFFERQRRVRRVSARLVALFVVAVIGIVAVVDLAAVLVFDAASMPPAQLAGLLAVTSLATVAVIGLAALVRTVTLRGGGGRVARELGGVPVPPDTTDPQLRRLRNVVEEIAIASSVPVPEIYLLPREEGINAFAAGWSTSDAAIAVTRGTLERLNRDELQGVIAHEFSHVVNGDMRLNIRLMGLLFGILFLAVIGRGLLRTGFVSGGRSRNDNKGGNPLPLLGLAMVAAGYVGVLVGRLIKASVSRQREYLADASAVQFTRQTAGLAGALKKIGGLPSGSALANPKSEEVGHMLFGSGSRMSALFATHPPIADRIRALEPSFDPAELSALARRWAAAPPSGLAEDRALGLTGGTPGGAPGGTPGGAPGGATLPADDARVPMDPAQVVDRIGAPPASAYQHAADLLARIPQELAGQARRPDTVGPLILGLLMSADPQVRTGQHAAIAARYGATLADAAWQTGARTAGLHPMLRLPLAEIAFPALAQKSPADRDALADAMATLIRADGRISVFEYCLSRLVGDELRESLRPSSRPGRGRRTLRASQPAVQTLLSVLAQAGHPDPAAAQQAFAAGAAHALPQASARFTPPAGGVLELESVWPVLDELRPAEKSRLVAAAVAVIGHDGVMTVPEVELLRTICLILHSPLPPLPVPA from the coding sequence ATGAACTTCTTCGAGCGCCAACGCCGGGTCCGCCGGGTCTCCGCCCGGCTGGTCGCCCTGTTCGTGGTCGCCGTGATCGGCATCGTCGCCGTGGTCGACCTGGCCGCGGTGCTCGTCTTCGACGCCGCGTCGATGCCACCGGCCCAGCTCGCCGGCCTGCTGGCGGTGACCAGCCTGGCAACCGTCGCGGTGATCGGCCTCGCCGCGCTGGTGCGTACCGTCACGCTGCGCGGCGGCGGCGGGCGGGTCGCCCGGGAACTCGGCGGCGTGCCGGTGCCACCGGACACCACCGATCCGCAGCTGCGCCGCCTGCGCAACGTGGTGGAGGAGATCGCCATCGCGTCGAGCGTGCCGGTGCCGGAGATCTACCTGCTGCCGCGCGAGGAGGGGATCAACGCGTTCGCCGCCGGCTGGTCGACCTCCGACGCGGCCATCGCGGTCACCCGGGGCACCCTGGAACGGCTCAACCGCGACGAACTGCAGGGCGTCATCGCGCACGAGTTCAGCCACGTGGTCAACGGCGACATGCGGCTGAACATCCGGTTGATGGGGCTGCTGTTCGGCATCCTGTTCCTGGCGGTGATCGGGCGCGGGCTGCTGCGCACCGGATTCGTCAGCGGCGGGCGTTCCCGCAACGACAACAAGGGCGGCAACCCGCTGCCGCTGCTCGGGCTGGCCATGGTCGCCGCCGGGTACGTCGGTGTGCTGGTCGGCCGGCTGATCAAGGCGTCGGTGTCGCGGCAACGCGAGTACCTGGCGGACGCCTCGGCGGTGCAGTTCACCCGGCAGACCGCCGGGCTGGCCGGCGCGCTGAAGAAGATCGGTGGGCTGCCGTCCGGTTCCGCGCTGGCCAACCCGAAGTCCGAAGAGGTCGGGCACATGCTCTTCGGCTCCGGATCCCGGATGTCGGCGCTGTTCGCCACCCACCCGCCGATCGCCGACCGGATCCGGGCGTTGGAGCCGAGCTTCGACCCGGCCGAGCTGTCGGCGTTGGCGCGACGCTGGGCCGCCGCGCCACCCTCCGGGCTGGCCGAGGACCGCGCGCTCGGGTTGACCGGCGGCACTCCTGGCGGTGCACCCGGCGGCACTCCTGGCGGTGCACCCGGCGGTGCCACCTTGCCCGCCGACGACGCCCGGGTGCCGATGGACCCGGCCCAGGTCGTCGACCGGATCGGCGCGCCGCCGGCGAGCGCCTACCAGCACGCCGCCGACCTGCTCGCCCGGATACCTCAGGAGCTGGCCGGGCAGGCCCGCCGCCCGGACACGGTGGGGCCGTTGATCCTCGGCCTGCTGATGTCGGCCGACCCGCAGGTCCGCACCGGCCAGCACGCCGCCATCGCGGCGCGGTACGGCGCCACGCTCGCCGACGCCGCCTGGCAGACCGGTGCGCGCACCGCCGGTCTGCACCCGATGCTGCGGCTGCCGCTGGCGGAGATCGCCTTCCCCGCGCTGGCGCAGAAGTCACCGGCCGACCGCGACGCCCTCGCCGACGCGATGGCCACCCTGATCCGGGCCGACGGACGGATCAGCGTCTTCGAATACTGCCTGTCCCGGCTCGTCGGCGACGAGCTGCGCGAATCGCTGCGGCCATCGTCACGGCCGGGCCGCGGCCGCCGTACGCTGCGCGCCAGCCAACCGGCCGTGCAGACACTGCTCAGCGTGCTCGCCCAGGCCGGGCACCCGGATCCGGCCGCCGCGCAGCAGGCCTTCGCCGCCGGTGCGGCGCACGCCCTGCCCCAGGCGTCCGCCCGGTTCACCCCGCCGGCGGGCGGCGTACTGGAGCTGGAATCGGTCTGGCCGGTCCTCGACGAACTGCGCCCGGCGGAGAAGTCCCGGCTGGTGGCGGCGGCGGTCGCGGTGATCGGCCACGACGGGGTGATGACCGTGCCGGAGGTCGAGTTGCTACGGACCATCTGCCTGATCCTGCACAGCCCGCTGCCACCACTGCCGGTGCCAGCCTGA
- a CDS encoding DUF397 domain-containing protein: MSYLTGAAWRKSSRSSSRVDCVEVATNLPGIVAVRDSKDREGATLFFASCRWDVFLDFAGVAR, encoded by the coding sequence GTGTCTTATCTGACCGGTGCGGCGTGGCGAAAGAGTAGCCGAAGTAGCTCCCGAGTCGACTGTGTGGAGGTTGCCACCAACCTCCCGGGAATCGTCGCCGTCCGAGACAGCAAGGATCGGGAAGGGGCGACGTTGTTCTTCGCTTCTTGCAGATGGGATGTCTTCCTCGACTTCGCCGGAGTTGCGAGGTAG